The Amblyomma americanum isolate KBUSLIRL-KWMA chromosome 3, ASM5285725v1, whole genome shotgun sequence genome window below encodes:
- the LOC144124733 gene encoding legumain-like, which translates to MAPSRSVLLPLLASIAIAAAAPEKDKSSEPKLWALLVAGSNGYYNYRHQADICHAYHVLSNHGIPDERIVVMMYDDIVNSTENPTPGVVINHPNGKNVYPGVPKDYTGDLVTPQNFLDILQGKKVSGGSGKVIASGPNDHIFVNFADHGAPGLIAFPNDELHAKPFVNAIKKMHKQKKFAKMVIYIEACESGSMFDGLLPDNVNVYATTAANPDESSYACYWDEKRSTYLGDVYSVNWMEDSDKEDLHKETLIDQFKLVRKETNTSHVMEYGDLNLGQLSVSEFQGEKQTEPIEYPPVPRDPVSSRDVPLAILRRKLEKATDRSTKRSLMIKLQQAIRNRSFLGEKVSEIASFVSDGNSDSATSLLRTKLPLRDFDCYEKAVQHFNENCFRLSKNPYALEHLRVLVNMCESGFGITRIIEAMDMACTHPTVIDIV; encoded by the coding sequence ATGGCACCTTCGCGGTCGGTTTTGCTGCCCCTGCTGGCCTCCATTGCAATCGCTGCTGCAGCACCTGAGAAGGACAAGAGCTCTGAACCAAAGCTCTGGGCACTTCTCGTCGCCGGATCCAATGGCTATTACAACTACAGGCACCAAGCAGACATCTGCCACGCCTACCACGTGCTCAGCAACCATGGTATTCCCGATGAGCGCATTGTGGTGATGATGTACGACGATATCGTGAACAGCACCGAGAACCCTACACCCGGAGTGGTCATCAACCATCCCAACGGAAAGAACGTATACCCCGGAGTCCCCAAGGACTACACCGGAGACCTGGTGACACCCCAAAACTTCCTTGATATTCTTCAGGGCAAGAAGGTCAGTGGCGGCAGCGGCAAGGTGATCGCAAGCGGTCCCAACGACCACATCTTCGTCAACTTTGCAGACCACGGGGCGCCAGGACTGATAGCATTTCCAAACGACGAGTTGCATGCCAAGCCTTTCGTAAATGCAATCAAGAAAATGCACAAACAGAAGAAGTTCGCCAAGATGGTCATCTACATTGAGGCATGTGAGTCAGGCTCGATGTTCGACGGCCTGCTCCCAGACAACGTGAACGTCTACGCCACGACGGCAGCGAATCCCGACGAGTCCTCATACGCCTGCTACTGGGACGAAAAGCGTAGCACCTATTTGGGTGACGTCTACAGTGTCAACTGGATGGAGGATTCGGACAAAGAGGACCTCCACAAAGAGACACTCATCGACCAGTTCAAGCTCGTCCGAAAGGAGACCAACACAAGCCACGTCATGGAGTACGGCGACCTGAACTTGGGGCAGCTCTCAGTGAGTGAATTTCAGGGCGAGAAGCAGACCGAACCCATTGAGTACCCTCCGGTGCCACGTGACCCAGTCTCCAGTCGTGACGTCCCCCTCGCCATTCTAAGGAGGAAGCTGGAGAAAGCAACCGACCGTTCCACCAAGCGTTCTCTGATGATCAAGCTACAGCAAGCTATTCGGAACAGATCATTCCTCGGAGAGAAAGTGAGTGAAATTGCGAGCTTTGTATCTGATGGAAACTCTGATAGCGCCACCTCACTTCTGCGGACAAAGCTTCCACTTCGGGACTTCGACTGTTACGAGAAGGCTGTGCAACACTTCAACGAAAACTGCTTCCGACTTTCCAAGAACCCATATGCCTTGGAACACCTTCGGGTCCTTGTTAACATGTGCGAGTCAGGCTTTGGGATCACTCGCATCATAGAAGCCATGGACATGGCGTGCACCCATCCTACAGTAATTGACATTGTTTGA